The Geitlerinema sp. PCC 9228 genomic interval TAAAGAAGTCACGGCTTCTCCAGGTTGTTGGGCACCGCTAGCAAGAAACGCAGCAATGCTGTCGGTGGTTCCGGCGCATACGGTACAGTTGGCAGGGAATTGAAAGCGATCGCTGATGGTTTTCCTTACTAGCGCGACCTTACTTCCCGGTGATACGACATGGGGAATGACTTGGGTCAGGTGAGAAGAGAATCCTTGCAGCAACCAGTCGGGATAGGCTTCGCTGCCGGGGTCGTATCCCAGTTTTAAGGCATTGTGGTAGTCGCTGATGCCTAACCGACCGTGCAGGAGAAATCCCAGCCAATCGGCTTGATGGAGGAGGTAGCGGCTTTGCTGCCAGATGTGGGGATAGCGATCGCGCCACCAAAGCAGTTTGGCAAGGCTGGAGGTAGCGCTCAAAACGGGATGCCCCGCCGGTGCCACTTCGCGAATTTTTTCGACCATATCTCCGGCGCGGCGGTCGTTGTACAAAATGGGTTCGGTGAGGGGAGAACCGCTTTGGTCGCACAATAGAACGGTTCCGGAGGTGCCGTCGAAAGCGATCGCGCTAATTTCTTTTCGTAGGGAAACGGGGATTTGCTCGCATAATTGGTACAATCCTTGTTGCCAGCGATTGCTGTTATTTGAGGAGCTATTATCCCACCAATTTACGCTGGTTTGATGGGCAATCGTGCCGTCAGAATCAATAGCAATAGCTCTAGCACCTGATGTTCCAAAGTCGATTCCCAAGAAAAATTTCATAAAGTCAGGGTTTAATTTCCTAAAAACACCTTTCAATTATCGTTTAATAACCGGAGCTGGCAACAGTAGACGGGGTAGAAGTATTATTTTTTCCTTGAGCCAAGGTAGTTTGAGACCAACCCAAGTAATAAATGGGATTCACCGCCTCCCCTTGATGATAAATGGCATAGTGCAAATGGGGCCCTGTAGAACGACCCGTACTTCCTACATACCCGATTGAGTCTCCCCTGCGAACGCGGGTACCTTGCCCAACCAAAATTTTTGATAAATGAGAATAATATGTGACATATCCAGACTCATGTTGAATTTGAACCTCATTGCCGTACCCGCCATTCCTACCTGCTGCTACAATAATACCCGGCGCGGTAGCGCGTACGGGAGTACCATAATCTCCAGCAAAATCGATACCATCGTGAAACTCATACCGATCGTAACCAAAAGGATTGCGGCGAATGCCAAAATGGGAGGTAATTTCTGCTGCCGTATCGATGGGAAGTCCCCATGGTTGGATCGCTTCCGATGCTAGCTTGGCGGTTAAAGCTGGCTTGACAGAATCTTGGAATTTGGTGGTCAGCAACGACAATCGCCGGCGAACTGTCTTCAGCAACTGTTCTGTTGGTATGGATTTGGCACTGCCGCCGCTATTTTCGGCAATCTGGAAATTCGTAGCTACAGGGGGTCGATTGTGCAAACCCGATCGCTCCCGTAGTTGATTGACTTCCGCCTCCAAATGAGTAATTCGTTCGGTTAATTGTTCGGCTTCTTGCTGTATGTTTTGGTAGCGAGCTTGTTGTTGTTGGGATTCTAGCTGCCAAAAATGCATCCTGGTACCCAACATGGAGAAAGCTAGCAACAACA includes:
- a CDS encoding FGGY-family carbohydrate kinase; this translates as MKFFLGIDFGTSGARAIAIDSDGTIAHQTSVNWWDNSSSNNSNRWQQGLYQLCEQIPVSLRKEISAIAFDGTSGTVLLCDQSGSPLTEPILYNDRRAGDMVEKIREVAPAGHPVLSATSSLAKLLWWRDRYPHIWQQSRYLLHQADWLGFLLHGRLGISDYHNALKLGYDPGSEAYPDWLLQGFSSHLTQVIPHVVSPGSKVALVRKTISDRFQFPANCTVCAGTTDSIAAFLASGAQQPGEAVTSLGSTLAIKLLSQQRVDDSRYGIYSHRLGDLWLAGGASNTGGAVLKQYFSDAEIAAFSYQIPVEPSNLNYYPLPEPGERFPINDPNLQPQLEPQPESRLAFFHGILDGIARVEKQGYQLLQQLGATPVRKVYTAGGGASNQNWSQLRQQYLQVPVVASAETEAAYGTALLAMKNGSS
- a CDS encoding M23 family metallopeptidase; the encoded protein is ALVVLRKQISKPATDGNGIVSSKNYKKNHISAFPATNLLCQLSKCKELYFSQKEPTKTNLEKISPLSRLQNTVFWLLLLAFSMLGTRMHFWQLESQQQQARYQNIQQEAEQLTERITHLEAEVNQLRERSGLHNRPPVATNFQIAENSGGSAKSIPTEQLLKTVRRRLSLLTTKFQDSVKPALTAKLASEAIQPWGLPIDTAAEITSHFGIRRNPFGYDRYEFHDGIDFAGDYGTPVRATAPGIIVAAGRNGGYGNEVQIQHESGYVTYYSHLSKILVGQGTRVRRGDSIGYVGSTGRSTGPHLHYAIYHQGEAVNPIYYLGWSQTTLAQGKNNTSTPSTVASSGY